A single window of Thermodesulfobacteriota bacterium DNA harbors:
- a CDS encoding CoB--CoM heterodisulfide reductase iron-sulfur subunit B family protein, protein MRYAYFPGCSLSSSGIEFDLSFKYVARALEIDLVEVRDWVCCGASSAHATSHLLSIALPVLNLSHAEQDGFDRLVAPCLACLSRFKAANVELEHDPELRAKIHEVFDYPYRGTVKVYHPLELFSEIGLEKIRQRRRRSLKGLKVACYYGCVLTRPPKVARFDNVENPQSMDLILQALGAETIDWSFKTECCGVSMTLTRSDIVLKLSNDLLREAKEAGARAIAVCCPLCQANLDGRQAQIEELYQTRYGIPIFYFTQLMGLAFGAYSKEVGLQKLITSPRETLSPLGFM, encoded by the coding sequence ATGCGCTACGCCTATTTCCCAGGATGTTCACTCAGTTCTTCAGGGATCGAATTCGATCTCTCTTTCAAATATGTGGCCAGGGCGCTCGAAATCGATCTCGTCGAGGTGCGGGATTGGGTCTGCTGTGGGGCCTCCTCGGCCCACGCCACCTCCCATCTGCTTTCCATTGCCCTGCCCGTCCTCAACCTCTCCCATGCCGAACAGGATGGGTTTGATCGTTTGGTCGCTCCCTGCCTGGCCTGCCTGTCCCGATTCAAGGCCGCCAATGTGGAGCTGGAACACGACCCCGAGCTTAGGGCGAAGATCCACGAGGTCTTCGATTATCCATACCGTGGAACGGTCAAGGTCTACCATCCCCTCGAACTCTTTTCGGAGATCGGCCTGGAGAAGATTCGCCAGAGGAGGCGGAGAAGTCTGAAGGGCTTGAAGGTGGCCTGCTACTATGGTTGCGTCCTGACCCGGCCTCCGAAGGTCGCCCGCTTCGACAACGTGGAAAACCCCCAGAGCATGGATTTGATCCTCCAGGCCCTCGGCGCCGAGACGATCGACTGGTCCTTCAAGACGGAATGTTGCGGGGTCTCGATGACCCTGACCCGGTCCGACATCGTCCTGAAGCTCTCCAACGATCTCCTCCGGGAGGCCAAGGAGGCCGGGGCCAGGGCCATCGCCGTCTGCTGTCCCCTCTGCCAGGCCAACCTCGACGGCCGGCAGGCCCAGATCGAGGAGCTCTATCAAACCCGTTATGGAATCCCGATCTTCTATTTTACCCAGTTGATGGGCCTGGCCTTCGGCGCCTACTCGAAAGAGGTGGGCCTGCAGAAGCTGATCACCAGCCCCCGCGAAACCCTCAGCCCATTAGGTTTCATGTAG
- a CDS encoding 4Fe-4S dicluster domain-containing protein, which yields MGVVFSKEALNLSRRLQAMTGENVMLCYQCKKCTLGCPSAYAMKMKPHELMRAIQLGLEREIYWSGTIWICLSCETCNTRCPQEINILRVIDGLREISGEMPYYNPQPSIPAMHRIFLSLVERFGRIYELGLALAINLRMLTPFKDIDMAYPMLTRGKLKLLPHRSGGTKELQQVMERIRKLERR from the coding sequence ATGGGTGTCGTCTTTTCGAAGGAAGCGTTGAACCTCTCCCGCAGGCTTCAGGCCATGACGGGAGAGAACGTGATGCTCTGTTATCAGTGTAAAAAATGCACCCTCGGTTGTCCCTCCGCCTACGCCATGAAGATGAAGCCCCATGAACTGATGCGGGCGATCCAGTTGGGCCTCGAGCGGGAGATCTACTGGTCCGGAACGATCTGGATCTGCCTCTCCTGCGAGACCTGCAATACCCGATGCCCCCAGGAGATCAACATCCTCCGGGTCATCGATGGGCTTCGGGAGATCTCCGGGGAGATGCCCTACTACAATCCCCAGCCCTCTATCCCTGCCATGCACCGGATCTTCCTGTCGCTGGTCGAGCGCTTCGGAAGGATCTATGAACTGGGGCTGGCCTTGGCGATCAACCTCAGGATGCTCACGCCGTTCAAAGACATCGACATGGCCTATCCCATGCTCACCCGGGGGAAACTGAAGCTCCTCCCCCACCGAAGCGGCGGGACCAAGGAACTCCAGCAGGTGATGGAACGGATCAGAAAGTTGGAAAGGAGATAG